A single window of Cryptococcus depauperatus CBS 7841 chromosome 2, complete sequence DNA harbors:
- a CDS encoding homoserine O-acetyltransferase, which translates to MPPRSALTRGITWKHPKPHLAAYHQPSPSVSLSAFNPPISPQLPPRRKPAFSPGGFGLQASPVPAPPPSSPWSKSEERERTVDTIQKRDDEIRRDEERIEGKPLKEGREEAEACYVPPPATLHYNAPHDLALLYSPVPLPAFTIAYETWGTLNKDASNAILLHTGLSASSHVASNGNDVSPLTKSKPGWWEDFVGPGKSIDTDKFYVICTNVLGGCFGSTGPSSPYPPGDGATSWATRFPVLSIHDMTRAQLSLLNYLGIEKLYASIGSSMGGMQSLSLAYLTPERVGRIASISACGRSGLNGIGMRYAQRSVLMADPNWNRGFYYDGIPPHNGMKLARQIATITYRSGPEWEQRFGRQMLSEQEAQSNENGSTGTPRLSPDFLIETYLDHQGERFCLTYDANSMIYISKAMDLFDMTGSSLSSLAKRFNTAYPMSPPFPYPTDPTSVSAYMPGQEEKIQKKLARFIPTSKSPHLAELAQGLQRLKYIPTLVLGVQSDVLFPVEQQRELADALKLAGNANVTYYELGGVWGHDTFLLDVQNIGGAIRGFLH; encoded by the exons ATGCCTCCTCGCTCTGCTCTAACCCGTGGTATAACATGGAAGCACCCAAAACCGCATCTCGCAGCGTATCATCAGCCATCCCCTTCCGTTTCTTTGTCAGCTTTCAACCCACCTATATCTCCACAACTTCCTCCAAGACGTAAGCCGGCTTTTTCGCCAGGCGGATTTGGCCTACAAGCATCTCCAGTACCGGCACCTCCGCCCAGTTCGCCTTGGAGTAAGAGCGAAGAGCGTGAAAGAACAGTAGATACAATACAGAAACGAGACGATGAGATTAGAcgtgatgaagaaagaattgaaggCAAACCTCTCAAAGAAGGCAgagaagaggcagaagcTTGTTATGTG CCACCTCCAGCAACATTGCATTACAATGCTCCTCATGACCTTGCCCTTTTGTACTCTCCTGTACCCCTTCCCGCTTTCACAATCGCCTATGAGACTTGGGGAACTCTCAACAAAGACGCCTCCAACGCCATCCTTTTACATACAGGCCTCTCAGCCTCATCGCATGTCGCTTCCAACGGTAATGACGTCTCGCCTTTAACGAAATCCAAACCGGGATGGTGGGAAGATTTTGTGGGTCCAGGAAAGAGTATTGATACCGACAAATTTTATGTCATCTGTACCAATGTACTAGGTGGCTGTTTTGGTTCGACTGGCCCGAGCTCGCCATACCCTCCCGGCGACGGCGCTACTTCTTGGGCAACCCGATTTCCTGTACTGAGTATACACGATATGACGCGGGCCCAGCTTTCATTGTTGAATTATCTTGGTATCGAGAAGCTGTATGCTAGTATCGGGAGTAGTATGGGTGGAATGCAGAGCTTGAGTCTGGCGTATCTGACTCCggaaagagttggaaggATCGCCAGTATTTCGGCCTGTGGAAGGAGTGGACTCAATGGTATTGGAATGAGATATGCGCAGAGAAGTG TTCTTATGGCAGATCCGAATTGGAATAGGGGATTCTATTATGATGGTATTCCGCCCCATAATGGTATGAAGCTTGCGAGAC AAATCGCAACAATCACATACCGATCTGGACCAGAATGGGAGCAACGATTTGGCCGCCAGATGCTAAGTGAACAAGAGGCTCAATCCAACGAGAATGGTAGTACTGGTACCCCTCGCCTTAGTCCCGACTTTCTCATCGAGACATATCTTGATCATCAA GGAGAGCGTTTCTGTCTGACATACGATGCCAATTCAATGATCTATATCTCCAAAGCAATGGATTTATTTGACATGACTGGCTCCTCACTTTCATCGCTCGCCAAACGTTTCAACACCGCCTACCCTATGTCACCGCCTTTTCCTTACCCTACTGATCCCACCTCTGTGTCAGCTT ACATGCCAGGAcaggaggaaaagatacaGAAGAAATTGGCAAGATTTATACCCACTTCGAAATCTCCTCACTTGGCCGAACTTGCTCAGGGATTACAAAGACTTAAATATATCCCTACCTTAGTGTTGGGTGTCCAGAGCGATGTATTGTTCCCTGTGGAACAACAACGAGAATTGGCTGATGCCCTCAAGTTGGCAGGAAACGCAAATGTAACGTATTATGAACTTGGTGGTGTTTGGGGTCATGATACTTTTTTGTTGGATGTTCAGAATATTGGAGGTGCCATCAGGGGTTTTTTGCATTAA
- a CDS encoding V-type ATPase, A subunit produces MAGAMERAKRDLPKIRDEERETMFGSVFSVSGPVVIGENMRGCAMYELVRVGHDELVGEVIRIEADRATIQVYEETSGVTVGDPVLRTGKPLSVELGPGLMANIYDGIQRPLKSIQEKSQSIYIPRGINTQSLDRSTKWDFNPASLTIGDHVAGGDIFGSVYENSLVDNHKILLPPKAMGTITRIAEKGSYTVEDVVLETEFQGKTTQHTMMQLWPVRAPRPVAQKETATYPLFTGQRVLDALFPCVQGGTTAIPGAFGCGKTVISQALSKFSNSDIIIYVGCGERGNEMAEVLADFPELTLERNGREEPIMKRTALVANTSNMPVAAREASIYTGITLSEYFRDQGNNVAMMADSTSRWAEALREISGRLAEMPADSGYPAYLGAKLAGFYERAGKVSCLGSPSRYGTVSVVGAVSPPGGDFSDPVTSATLGIVQVFWGLSKTLAQRKHFPSVDWNVSYSKYLKVLEPYYEKSNPGFIDLRTKAKEILQKEQDLAEIVQLVGKSALGESDKITLEIARMLKDDFLQQNGISEYDRYCPFYKTSGMLKNFVAFFDNSQKAIETSDMTFAQIRDAASDVMFKLSQMKFESPNTQSEEDIQGKFDALYNEIQETFRRLQE; encoded by the exons ATG GCAGGCGCTATGGAAAGAGCGAAACGAGATCTTCCCAAG ATCCGCGATGAAGAACGGGAAACTATGTTTGGCTCAGTCTTCTC TGTATCCGGTCCTGTTGTTATCGGTGAAAACATGCGCGGTTGCGCAATGTATGAGCTTGTTCGAGTCGGTCATGATGAGCTTGTAGGAG AGGTTATCAGGATAGAAGCCGATCGCGCCACTATACAGGTCTACGAAGAGACTTCCGGTGTAACTGTTGGAGATCCTGTCTTGAGAACTGGCAAGCCCTTGTCTGTTGAACTAGGTCCTGGTTTGATGGCCAATATCTACGA TGGTATCCAGCGTCCTCTCAAATCCATCCAAGAGAAATCACAATCTATCTACATTCCTCGTGGAATAAACACTCAGTCCCTTGACCGGTCTACCAAATGGGACTTCAACCCTGCCAGCCTTACGATCGGTGACCATGTCGCTGGTGGTGATATCTTTGGTAGCGTCTACGAAAACTCTCTAGTTGATAACCACAAAATTTTGTTGCCTCCCAAGGCTATGGGGACCATCACTAGGATCGCCGAAAAGGGCAGTTACACTGTCGAG GACGTTGTGCTTGAAACGGAGTTCCAAGGAAAAACTACTCAGCACACTATGATGCAGCTTTGGCCTGTCCGGGCGCCTCGTCCAGTAGCTCAAAAGGAAACTGCCACTTACCCTCTCTTTACGGGGCAACGAGTCTTAGATGCCCTGTTCCCATGTGTCCAAGGTGGTACTACCGCTATTCCCGGTGCATTTGGATGTGGAAAGACAGTTATCAGTCAAGCCTTGTCCAAGTTTTCAAATTCTGACATCATTATCTATGTTGGTTGTGGCGAACGTGGCAATGAGATGGCTGAAGTCTTGGCTGAT TTCCCTGAGCTTACGCTTGAACGCAACGGCAGAGAAGAGCCCATTATGAAACGTACTGCTCTTGTTGCCAACACTTCCAACATGCCCGTCGCTGCGCGAGAAGCTTCCATCTATACTGGTATAACACTCTCTGAATACTTCCGAGACCAAGGTAACAATGTCGCCATGATGGCCGATTCAACCTCTCGTTGGGCTGAAGCATTGCGAGAAATTTCCGGTCGATTGGCAGAGATGCCTGCGGACTCGGGCTATCCTGCATATCTTGGTGCTAAACTTGCTGGATTCTATGAGCGTGCAGGCAAGGTGTCTTGCTTGGGTAGTCCATCCAGGTATGGCACTGTCTCCGTTGTCGGTGCCGTTTCTCCACCCGGTGGTGACTTTTCGGATCCCGTCACTTCCGCCACGCTTGGTATCGTTCAAGTCTTCTGGGGTCTTTCTAAAACCCTCGCACAGCGAAAGCATTTTCCTTCAGTTGATTGGAACGTATCATACTCCAAGTACCTCAAGGTGCTTGAACCTTACTATGAAAAGAGCAACCCTGGCTTCATCGATCTTAggacaaaggcaaaggagaTTTTGCAGAAGGAGCAAGACTTGGCAGAGATTGTGCAATTGGTTGGGAAAAGCGCTTTGGGAGAAAGCGACAAGATTACACTCGAAATTGCCAGAATGCTCAAG GACGACTTTCTGCAACAGAACGGTATCTCGGAGTATGATCGATATTGTCCCTTCTACAAGACATCTGGTATGCTCAAAAACTTTGTTGCTTTCTTCGACAACTCTCAAAAGGCTATCGAAACTAGCGACATGACTTTTGCTCAG ATACGAGACGCAGCTTCGGATGTCATGTTCAAGCTTTCGCAGATGAAGTTTGAGTCTCCTAATACCCAGAGTGAGGAAGATATCCAAGGGAAGTTTGACGCGCTCTATAACGAAATTCAAGAGACGTTTAGGAGGTTGCAAGAATAG